The Sesamum indicum cultivar Zhongzhi No. 13 linkage group LG6, S_indicum_v1.0, whole genome shotgun sequence genome has a segment encoding these proteins:
- the LOC105163228 gene encoding E3 ubiquitin-protein ligase SP1 — translation MIPVGGITCCLSAAALYLLGRSSGRDADVLKSVSRVNQLKDLAQLLDAASKVLPLVVAVSGRVGSDTPINCEYSGLRGVIVEQTAEQHFLKHNDAGSWIQDSALMLSMCKEVPWYLDDGTSRVHVVGARGATGLVLTVGSEVFEESGRSLVRGTLDYLQGLKMLGVKRIERVLPTGTPLTVVGEAVKDDIGSIRIQRPHKGPFYVSDKTIDQLIANLGKWSRLYKYASMGFTVFGIYLLAKHAVQYIMERRRHWEMRKRVLAAAAKKAGQEEGGLNGKAENRSESTNKDRMMPDLCVICLEQEYNSVFVPCGHMCCCMACSSHLTNCPLCRRRIDKVVKTFRH, via the exons ATGATTCCAGTTGGTGGAATCACTTGCTGCCTGAGCGCAGCTGCTCTTTATCTTCTCGGAAGGAGCAGCGGAAG GGATGCTGATGTTTTGAAGTCTGTATCTCGAGTTAATCAGTTAAAGGACTTGG CTCAATTATTGGATGCGGCAAGCAAAGTGTTGCCATTGGTAGTTGCAGTTTCTGGAAGAGTTGGTTCAGATACACCAATTAATTGCGAGTACAGCGGTTTGCGAGGTGTGATTGTGGAGCAAACG GCAGAGCAGCACTTTTTGAAACATAATGATGCAGGATCATGGATACAAGATTCAGCATTGATGCTTTCCATGTGCAAAGAAGTACCCTGGTACCTT GATGATGGTACTAGTCGTGTTCATGTTGTTGGTGCACGTGGTGCCACAGGTTTGGTACTAACAGTAGGAAGTGAGGTATTTGAGGAGTCAGGACGATCCCTAGTGCGTGGGACACTAGATTATCTTCAAGGCCTAAAG ATGCTTGGAGTCAAGAGAATTGAACGTGTTCTGCCAACTGGTACGCCCTTGACAGTTGTTGGTGAG GCTGTTAAGGATGACATTGGATCAATTCGAATTCAGCGACCCCATAAAGGCCCATTTTATGTATCTGACAAAACTATTGATCAGCTGATTGCGAATCTTGGGAAATGGTCAAG GTTGTACAAGTATGCCTCAATGGGTTTTACAGTGTTTGGAATTTATCTTCTTGCTAAGCATGCAGTCCAATATATCATGGAGAGAAGGCGTCACTGGGAAATGCGAAAGAG GGTTCTTGCTGCCGCAGCTAAGAAAGCTGGGCAAGAGGAAGGAG GTTTAAATGGCAAAGCGGAGAATAGATCAGAAAGTACCAATAAAGACAGAATGATGCCGGATCTGTGTGTCATATGTTTGGAGCAGGAGTACAATTCAGTTTTTGTCCC GTGCGGTCATATGTGCTGTTGTATGGCATGCTCTTCACACTTGACGAACTGTCCACTGTGTCGAAGACGGATTGACAAAGTCGTTAAGACTTTCCGGCACTGA